The sequence below is a genomic window from Candidatus Peregrinibacteria bacterium.
CAGGATATTCAAAGAAACTACAGAACCCTGTTTAATGATGTCAAGAATACAGGCGAACCACTTTTTGTTTCGAATAATGGGAAGCTTGAGATAGTTGTCATTTCTTTAGAAACTTTCAAATCTCTTTCTAAATCTCAGGAAGAATATGAACAAGAAATGGCACGGAAAGCGATTGAAAATTATCAATTAGAAGAGAAAAATGGAAAATTAAAGAAACTTTCTTCTCTTGCTGACCTCATGTGAAAATACAAAATATCTATTATTCTTCGCATTTTGAGAAGGCATTTCAAAAATTGCCCGTTGCAGTGAGGAAACAAGCCATCGCAAAGGAGAAAATTTTCAAAAAAGATTCATTTGATACACGATTAAAAACGCACAAACTG
It includes:
- a CDS encoding type II toxin-antitoxin system Phd/YefM family antitoxin, which codes for MSTIFPKTASSQDIQRNYRTLFNDVKNTGEPLFVSNNGKLEIVVISLETFKSLSKSQEEYEQEMARKAIENYQLEEKNGKLKKLSSLADLM
- a CDS encoding type II toxin-antitoxin system mRNA interferase toxin, RelE/StbE family; translated protein: MYYSSHFEKAFQKLPVAVRKQAIAKEKIFKKDSFDTRLKTHKLKGNLNEYWAFSINYSYRILFTLSPINNDV